The genomic region CTTTCATAACCCTCAGGCTGGGTTCTGTTTACCTGGGGGCATGACCAGACTATGGGTAATGGGACTGATGTTGGCAGCCTTGGCCCTGGCGCAAGCCGGGCTTACCCCGGCCACCGGCGGCAGTTTCCGGCTTCAGGTGCGCGGATTGGATCTGGGCAGGTTACCCGCCAAACCCCAAATTCGGGTGACCGGGGACGCATTCAAGGACTCGGCTCGAGTGAGCCTGCACTTTTTTGCCGACCCCAACAGCAATCCACCCCCCTACGCGCCACGTATTCTTTCGGTTGACCTCAAAGGGCCGCTCAAACAGGGCCAGACCTACCGCATAGGCGATCCCCTGAACTCCCAGGTGCGGGGCACCCTGAGCTACGTGGATGACCGCAACCCCAACAACCGCAAGAGTTGGGGCGGCAGCGGGAACGTGACCATCACCACCCTCACCCCTACCAGCCTCACCTTGCAGGGCAACAGCATCCAGATGAAGAGCCCCAAACACGGCAGCTTCGTGCTGAGCTTTGTGCTCAAGGTAGATCGTCTGCGTCGCTGAACACTTTTTGCTGCACAACCAGGGGCTTTGCCGGTTTTCCGAAATTCTCGTCCAGGTCATATTTTTTGGTCAAAATCCCGGTAGCGTCCCCATCCGCCAAAGCCAGCCGCTCAGGGTCAGGCAGCGTGGCAAACGATCAAGGCCTTGGCTTCGCCCAACTTGCACACCTTATCTACAGACTTCCCGCTAAGATAGATAGGTTGAGGTGGCCCATGGCGGCAACATCCCCTGTGCGCGTTCCCAAAGGTTCGATTCGACAACAACTGGTACAGCTCTTTGGTGCCTTGCTCAAGCCGCTTTACTGGTGGTACGAAAAACGGATCGAGGCCGAGGTGCGCCGGGGCCAGGCGCCCAAGCACCTGGGGATGATTCTGGACGGCAACCGGCGTTTTGCCAGGGAGCTGGGCCTGGAGGGACATCAGGGTCACGAATTTGGGGTACAGAAAGCCTATGAAGTGCTCGAGTGGTGCCTCGAGCTCAAAATTCCTACCGTGACCATCTGGGTCTTTTCCACCGACAACTTTAACCGCAGCCAGACCGAGGTCGAGACCCTCATGCAGCTCTTTGTTCAGGAAGCGAAGCGAATGGCCCAAGACCCCCGCATCCACGCCAACGAGGTGCGGGTCAAGGTAATTGGCCGGCACGACCGCTTCCCACCCAAGGTGCTGGAGGCCCTGGAAGAGCTAGAAAAAGCCACCGAGCACCACAGCGGAATGCTCCTCAATATCGCCATGGGCTATGGGGGGCGGGAAGAAATTGTGGATGCCGTCAAGAGCCTGCTGCTCGAGGCCGCCCAGACCGGCAAATCACCGGAAGAGCTGGCCGCCGAGCTGGACATGGAACACATCTCCGAGCGGCTCTACACCGCGGGTGTACCCGACCCCGACTTCATTATTCGCACCTCGGGCGAAATTCGGCTCTCGGGCTTTTTGCTGTGGCAGGCCGCCTACAGCGAGTACTACTTCTTCGACGCCTTCTGGCCTGCCTTCCGCAAGGTGGACTTCCTGAGGGCAGTGCGCGACTACCAGAAACGGGAGCGGCGTTTTGGGAAGTGAAGCAAGCGTTTAGCGACCCAGCATCGTCAGCAAAGCCAACAATCCACCCGGCAACAGCCCCAGGGCCACGTAAACCCCCAGCCGCCCGGCGCCAAACGACAGCATGGTTTTGAACAGGGTGTTGCTCAAAGCCGCAATCAGGATGGCGATGGCCGCGACCTGCAAGATCAGCTGTTCGCTGGCCGTCAGGCGCGCCAGCGAAAGCGAGATGGCGTCCACATCGGCCACACCCGAGAGGGCGCTCACCACAAACACCCCCGCACTCCCGAAGACCTCGAGGCCCACCCTGGTCAGCAGCTTGACCAGCGCATAAACCCCGGCAAAAAGCAAAGCACTCTGAAGTTGCAAGGGGTTTTGCACGGGTATGCTTTCCGACACATTCCGGTCGCGCCGGGCCAGCCAGGCCGCCGTCAGCAAGCCCCACAGCAGCCACACCGCAATCGGCAACCAGAGTATCTGCAAAAGGGCCGGAGCGGTGGCGCTCCAGACCAGAATCCGCCCCAGCATCATCTGCGAGGCCAGCACAGCCCCGCTGGCCCACAGCGGGTTGCGGCTTGGGTTAGCCCGTCCCTGGGCCACCATCGAAAGGGTAACGGCCGTGGACGAAACCAGGCCGCCCATCAAGGCCGCTGCCCACAGGCCTTTGGAACCCAGCAAGCGCAAGGCCAGATAGCCCACAAAGTTGACCCCGGCCACCAGCAGGACCACCTGCCAGATTTCCCGGGGGTTCCAGACCCCATAGGGGCCATAGTTGGCATCGGGAAGCAGTGGGTAGACCACCCCCAGCAGCAAGGCCAGCAAGACCGCCGCCTCCACTTCGCTGCGCTGAATCCCCCCTGCAAAAGCATGGAGTTCGTCGTGAAAAGCCAGGAACCCCAGCAGCAAGGCCCCGGCAAACAGGGCCG from Meiothermus sp. harbors:
- a CDS encoding isoprenyl transferase, which translates into the protein MAATSPVRVPKGSIRQQLVQLFGALLKPLYWWYEKRIEAEVRRGQAPKHLGMILDGNRRFARELGLEGHQGHEFGVQKAYEVLEWCLELKIPTVTIWVFSTDNFNRSQTEVETLMQLFVQEAKRMAQDPRIHANEVRVKVIGRHDRFPPKVLEALEELEKATEHHSGMLLNIAMGYGGREEIVDAVKSLLLEAAQTGKSPEELAAELDMEHISERLYTAGVPDPDFIIRTSGEIRLSGFLLWQAAYSEYYFFDAFWPAFRKVDFLRAVRDYQKRERRFGK
- a CDS encoding MgtC/SapB family protein; amino-acid sequence: MQTLLWHLLAATLIGFAVGLERERAKVERQGSAIGGVRTFTLLGLLGGVSALGPNLWLPAAGLLAVAGLAVYSLRNSRDATSQVAALTVYVLGVLCGLGTVLPALFAGALLLGFLAFHDELHAFAGGIQRSEVEAAVLLALLLGVVYPLLPDANYGPYGVWNPREIWQVVLLVAGVNFVGYLALRLLGSKGLWAAALMGGLVSSTAVTLSMVAQGRANPSRNPLWASGAVLASQMMLGRILVWSATAPALLQILWLPIAVWLLWGLLTAAWLARRDRNVSESIPVQNPLQLQSALLFAGVYALVKLLTRVGLEVFGSAGVFVVSALSGVADVDAISLSLARLTASEQLILQVAAIAILIAALSNTLFKTMLSFGAGRLGVYVALGLLPGGLLALLTMLGR